The Synechococcus sp. CC9605 sequence GGCGCCGAGGTGATCAAGGCTGTGGTGGGAGCCGAAGACTGCAGCCTGGTTGGCGCCATCGACAACACCCCCGGCAAAGAGGGTGCAGACGTGGGCCTGGAGCTGGGCCTGGGCGAACTGGAGGTGGCCGTGACGGCTGATTTCGAAGGCTGTCTCTGCGCTGTGAGCCAATCGGTGCGGGACAGCGGCAGCGGCGCTGTGTTGGTGGATTTCACCCACCCCTCTGTTGTTTACGAGCACACCCGTGCGGCGATCGCCTACGGCGTTCACCCCGTGATCGGAACCACAGGGCTCTCGCCTGAACAACTCAACGACCTCACCGAGTTCTCGGCCAAGGCGTCCGTGGGTGGGGCCGTGATCCCCAATTTCTCAGTGGGCATGGTGCTCTTGCAGCAAGCCGCAGCCGCAGCGGCACGGTTCTACGACCACGCGGAACTGACGGAACTGCACCACAACCGCAAAGCGGATGCGCCCAGCGGCACCTGCATCAAAACCGCTGAGCTGATGGAGGAGCTGGGAAAGAGCTTCAATCCCGAGGAAGTGGACGAGCACGAATCCCTGGCGGGCTGCCGCGGCGGACAGCGGGACAGTGGCCTGCGGCTTCACTCCGTGCGGCTGCCTGGCCTGGTGGCTCACCAAGAGGTGATGTTCGGTGCCCCCGGGGAGACCTACACCCTGCGTCACGACACCATTGATCGTTCCGCTTACATGCCCGGCGTGCTGCTGACGGTGCGCAAGGTGGGCAACCTCGGCAGCCTTGTGTATGGCCTTGAGCGCCTGATCTGAAGGCGACACCATGCTTATTCCGCTCCGCCCCGGCGAATTGCAACGGCTCATCCCTGCTGTTGCCACCGGCACCCAGTTCCGCGTTGCCCTCGGCAACCCTCAGGAGGTGCTGCAGCGCCTGATGATCGCCGCCATCGGCGGGGTGATCACGTTCCTGATTTACAACCAGGCGCAGCTGGGCAGCCGCTGGGGTCCCGTCTGGCTGGTGATCAGCGTTGTGTTCTTCCTCTATGTGCTTTGGGGCCCGATCGTTCAGGCCGGCCAACGCAACGCCACGCTGCGGCGCTATCCCGCTGCTGCCCTGTTTGAGGGCGAGGTAGCGGACGTGATCACGCGAGAGCGGGTGGAAAACCGCCACGAGCAGGCCGACAGCCGCGGGCGACTGGAACTCGTGGAGAACCGACGCACCTGGATGCTGCTCGAACTCGAAGACGAGGAGGGGTATCTCGGCCGGGTGGCCTTTCCGATGGAGAAAAAGCACCAGTCGATCCGCCGCGGCAGCCTGATCCGCTGCCTGGTGCTCAGCGAGCGCAAGGACTTCTCAAAGATCGGAGCCCTCAGCGATGCCTGGCTGCCGGGCATGCGGATCTGGGTTGGCGAGTACCCCTTCCTGCTCCGCCCCGCCTTTGAGGAGCTTTGCCAACTCCGCCTGAGCAGTCGTCGCTGAAAAGCCACCGCTGAACATTTCTTAAACCTGGTTTACACTTCTTATCAATTCAACGACGGCACCCATGTCCCAATCCTCTCCCACCACTCCTGTCGTGCGCGGTGCACAGGTCACCATGGAAGATGGCGGCCGCCTCAACGCCTTCGCCACGGAACCCCGCATGGAAGTGGTTGAAGCAACGCAGGGCTGGGGCTTCCACGACCGCGCCGAGAAACTGAACGGCCGCATGGCCATGCTGGGGTTCATTGCTCTGCTGGCCACCGAGCTGGCCCTGGGCGGCGAATCCTTCGTACACGGGCTGCTCGGCCTGGGCTGATCGCCTCGCACTGAATCGGGATTGCTGACCAGACTCCCTGAATGGCTGCATCCCCTCCAGAGATTCATATCTTGGGCGCTGGTCCCACCGGCGCCCTCACAGCTCTTGCCCTCGGCCTCCAAGGTCAGCGAGTGGTCCTGTTTGACCCGCTGACGGCATCGGAACTTCAAGCCAGAAGTCGGGCATACGCCATCACCCACTCCAGTCGAAGGCTGTTGACCAACCTCGGCCTTTGGCATGACCTGCGCGAAGCCTTAGTGCCCTTCCGCGACCTGGATTTGCGGGACGGGGCCACCAACGCTCGCGTTCTCTTCGGCCAGGACGACCTGGCATCAGCCAATCAGAACCACGACGGCATTGGTTGGATCCTCGACCACCGGCCCTTGATGAAGCTGTTGCTGGCCCGGCTGGAGACCCACGGCAACGTCGCCATGCACCTGGCCGAACCGTGCCCTGATCCAGGCGCTGATGCCCTGATCGTGGCAGCTGATGGACCGCGCTCCCCCACACGAGAGGCCTGGGGCATCCGTCACTGGGGCATCCGTTATCAACAGGGGTGTCTCACCGCCAAAGTCGCCCTGCGGGGGCTCCCCCATGACAGGGCCTGCGAATTGTTTCGTCCGGAAGGTCCTTTCGCTGTTCTGCCATTGGGGCAGGGAACCTTCCAGGTGGTGTGGAGTGCACCCTGGCAGCGTTGCCAGCAGCGCAGCACACTGCAGCGCAGTGCTTTTCTCGATCAGCTGGCCGCTGTTCTGCCGGAGGGGATTGAACCGGATCGTCTGCTCGATCAACCCCGAGCGTTCCCGCAACAATGGCTGTTGGCTCACCGCTTTCATCGCGGACGGGGCGTGCTGATCGGCGAAGCGGGCCACCGCTGCCACCCCGTTGGAGGCCAGGGGCTCAATCTCTGCTGGCGTGATGTGGAAGGCTTGCTGCGCGCCGTGGAGCAGGGCGGCAGCGCCGCAGCAATCGCTCGGCGTTACGGGATGAGCCGCTGGCTCGATGTGCTCCAGGTGGGCGTGGCGACGGATCTCCTGGTGCGGGTGTTCTCCAACCGCCAACCGCTGTTGCTTCCCCTACGGCGCCTGGCTCTGCTGCTGCTGAAGCGGTTCTCTGGGTTGCGCCAACTGAGCTTGCGGGCCATGAGTGACGGCCCCATGCAGCTCTGGCGGGCCTTGCCAAACTGAGCCAAGCGTGGGTCGCGACCATGGTCATGTCCAGCCAGCGACAACCCCCAGCGACGGACGCGCTGCTGCAGTTCCTTCAGCTCCGTTTGGGGTTGAGTCCCAGCGCCCTGGACCTGGGGCAACGCCAGGCTGAACTGGAACAAGCGCCTCTCCCAATCGTTCTGTGGAGCTTCGGGTTGTTGAGTTTGCAGCAGTTGGAAGAGGTCTTCGACTGGCAGAACAATCAGCCGTAGCGCAACAACGCTTCCACGGGTTGGCCCGCAGGCAACGCCCGACGGCCTCCGAACCCCTCCAGCTCGATCACAAAGGCGAAGCCCACCAAGCAACCACCGGCCTGCTCCACCAGCTGTCCCGTCGCTGCAGCCGTTCCACCGGTGGCTAGCAAGTCGTCCACCACCAGGACCCGGGGTGAATGTTCAAGGGCATCGGCTTGAATCTCGAGCCGATCGGTGCCGTACTCCAAGGCGTAATCCAGACCGACCACCTCACCGGGCAGCTTTCCGGGCTTCCGCACAGGCACGAAGCCAAGCCGTCGGTCGCTGGCCAAAGGTGCCCCGAAAATGAACCCCCGGGATTCGATCCCCACGATCAGATCAGGCTTCACCTGGTCGCAGATCCGGCCGAACTGGCTGATCACCTCGGCCATGGCCTCGGGCGACCGCAGGAGCGGGTTGATGTCCCGAAACAGAATTCCAGGCTTGGGAAAGTCTGGAATTGAGCGAATGTGCGACTGAAGATCCAAATCCAGGTGACGCAATGGCGGTGCCCCTGGCATCATCGCAGCCATGACTGAAGCTCCAGCCCCCAGCGCACCCACCGACGGCGCGCGCCTCAGCCGGCGGGGCGTCGAGCGCCTCGACCTCTTGCTGCTGACTATCGAGGCTTTGGATCTCAACGGTGGGGAGGCGATGGTCTGGACCAGTCAGCAGATGGGCCTTCAGGCGCAATTCCCCAACCGAGTTGAACTCTGGAAGCGGCGCTGTCATAACCCCCTCCGGCGCACCACCCGGCGGGACCAGCTCAACCCAGTGGACGCCGACTCACTGATCTGCCTGGTGTGTGCCATGGCAGATCGGCTCTACCCCATGCTCCACCAGCTCCTCTCGAGCCGCGAACCGGAACAGCTCACCCAACAGCGTTGGCAGTTGTTCCATGAGCGCCTGCGCGACCTCATCGAAGAACGGATGAATCAGCGCCGGGAAGCCGTTGTTCGCCTCCTGACCATGGAGCCGGCAGGCCCTCTGCACCGTCAGCTGATCAGCACCCTGGCGTTCTGCGCAGGCCCAGGAGGAATCGATCGACTCCGCGCAACCCTGCTCGACCCCACGCCTTAGGCCGACCATGCTGAAAACGACCTACCAATACGAACAGACTGCAGCACGGCTTGTGGTGGAAGGCTTTCCCGACCTCTCCGCCGGACACTCCAATGAGGCGATCGGCATCCTGTCGTCCTGGCGGCTGCAGTTGATCGGAGCACCGGAACTGGAAGGAACCCGAGATCATCTCGAGGCTCTGATGGCAGCGGTGATGCCTTACGCCAGACATCGCTTGTCTGGCGTAAGGCGCCGTTTTGGCCAGGAGAGCGGTTTTGTGAGCATTGCGCCGGATCAGACCAACCATCGGCTGGAACTGCGCAGCAGCCGTGAGGGCGTTGAGCCGTTGCAGCTCAGGCTCGATGACGCCGAACTGGCCGATCTGGTGCGTTGCCTCGATCGCTTGCGGCTCGACAGCCGCGTCAAGCTCGCCTGGACGTTCCCCGAGGACCGCCCTTTGAAGCGTCAGGAGATCGTCGATCGGATTCCTCTGCAAAAACGCCTCGGACCTCCCCTTCTGGCCGGGATGGCCCTGGCATGCACCATCGCCACGGCGTGGCTTGTTCCTCTGCCTCCGGAAACCAAGGAGACATCGCCGGCAGCAGCACCGGTGGACAAGCCTGAAACACAGGCCGACCGTTGACGTGCAGGAAACACGCTTCAGAATCGCCGCATTGACGGCACTCTGATCTGCACCATGCCATGAGGAAGGCGCGCCGTAACAGCAAACTCGACCAACGACGGGTCTTCCGCCCCCGCCGCCACTTCCCTTATGGCCCCGTCCTGCGCCAACTAGCGGTCGTCGTTCTGATGCTGGCTGCTGTCGCTGGCATCGCTGTGCTTCTGCACCAGTTGCCCCAGCAGGTCGACATCATGCTGCTGCTGAGCAAGGCCATCGATGATCTGATCGGTGGTGTTCAGCAACTGCTGGAAGCCATGCTAGGTCTCGCTGCTATTGTGCTGATCGCGGCTATCGCGGTCGTGGCGGTCATCCTCCTGCTTGGTGCGCTCTGGAGGTTGATTCGCATCATCCGATTGGTGATCGCTCCTCCCGCGAAGGGTCCCCGCTAACGCGGCGCCAGGGAGCGCTGATGGTTCCACAACTCCTGAAGGGTCACTGTTCCATCTCGATCACCATCCAAGGCCTTGAAGTTGCGACTGATCCAGGGGATGCGCTTCGCTTCTTTTCGATCCAGGCGACGGTTCCGATCACGGTCGGCTTTCTTGAAATGACGTTTCAGGCGTGGGCCGCTCGGGGATGAGTCCTGAAGACGCAAATCCTCCAGCAGGAGATAGGAGCGATTGTTCTGGCGTTTGAGCACACGCCTCAGGGCACGTCGACCCTGCACTTCCGAGGCATCCAATCGACCGTCTCTGTTGACGTCCAAACGGATGAACAGAGTCTCCATCCTGGTGCTGTAGACACGCATGGTCTTGTCACCCGGGGCGGCCTGCAACGCCATGGGGCTCAGCGCCAATGCCAACGGGCCGAGCACACGGAGGGCTTTTGGCGCAGTCATGCCACCAGCCTATGGAGCGTGAGCAGCTCTGACGATGACTGATGCATGACCAGCGGCTGCTGAGCTGTGACTGGGTCCTACCGGAGAGGGACAGATGCCAAGCCACTGCATACCATCAGCCCATCCGCTGATGGGCATGTCCAGAGACACCATGATCTGGTTGGTGGACGACGACCCGGAGCTGAGAAAGATGGTCGGCACTTACCTGATAGACCAGGGCTACGACGTGCGCAGCCTCTGCGATGTGAAGCAATTCGAGGCACGTCTGGAATGCCAACGCCCAGATCTGGTGGTCCTCGACTTGATGCTTCCCGGCGACGACGGATTGACGGCACTGCGGAGGCTTCGGGATGCCGGCGATGATCTGCCTGTTGTGATGCTGACCGCGCGCGCCGATGGGGTTGATCGGATCATCGGCCTCGAGCAAGGTGCCGATGACTATCTGGCCAAACCGTTCCTGCCCAGGGAACTGACGGCTCGAATTGAAGCCGTGCTCAGGCGGCGCAATGCCATGCCGGCGGGAACACCGGTGGAATGTGGGGAATGCATCCGCTTTGGCGACAACCAACTCGATCTCTCCGCCCGCACCTTGCTGCAGAACAACCAGCCGGTGGTGATCACCAGCGGTGAGTTCAGCCTTCTGGCCGCCTTTGTGCGTTATCCCCATCGCCCCCTCTCGCGGGAACGCCTGATTGAACTGGCCCGAGGTCCAGGGAGCGACACCGACAGCCGCAGCATGGACGTTCAGGTGTCGCGGGTGCGCAAGCTGGTGGAACCGGATCCCACCCGCCCGCGCTATGTGCAAACGGTTTGGGGCTATGGCTACGTGTTTGTGCCAGACGGCACGCCGAGATCCCGCTGAGATGCCTCGCCAACGGGGACTGAGTAGAGGTCTGGCTCGCTTCGGTGCCTGGGGAACGGCCCTGCTGGCCTGTTGGATGCTGGCACTCTTGCTGCTGCAAGCTCTGTTCGGCCGGCAACTGGAGCGGATTCAGACGCTGCAACTGGGGCGGGATCTGGCGTTGAACATCCGCCTCGCCGAATTGACTCTGGAGCGTTACCCACCTGCACTGATCAGCGAACTGACCGGTCTGGAACTTCAAGTAAGTGAACGACCAGCAGCTCCAGGTCGAGAAACGCAGGCCTCGGCCCAGCGACGCCAGGAGCTGAAGCAGGTGCTTTGCTCTCGTCTCTCGCACTGCCGTGTGCTCCGGGCTGCCCCCAGCAGGGCAGGCACACCAGAGGTGTGGATTGAACTGTTCTCTCCCCTGGAACCGGTCTGGCTGCGCACCCCCCTGCCCATGGCGCGCGCCTTGCCGCCGCCGCCAACACTGCTGCTGCTGGCCCTGGTGGGCGCTGTGGTGATGACCGGGGTGTTGTATCTGCTGCTGGATGTCGCCCGTCCTCTTCGCAAGCTTGAGGACGCGGTCTCTCGGGTGGGAGGAGACACCAACCGCGATCCTGTCCCCGAAGAAGGTTCAGCAGAAGTCCGCCGGATCTCCCGGCGCTTCAATGCAATGGTGACCCGACTGGCTGAAGGGGAAAGAGAACGCGCCACGATGCTTGCTGGCATCGCCCACGATCTGCGAGCACCCCTCACACGGCTGCAGTTCCGTTTGTCGATGCCGGAGCTAAACGCCGAGGAACGAACCCGCTGCCAAAGCGATCTGGAGGCTTTGGAGCGCATTACAGGCCAGTTTCTGCTGTATGCCGGAGGCGGTGAGCGGGAAGAGTGCGTTGCCTGTCCGTTGGATCAATGGCTGGCTGAAGCTGTGGCGGGGCACCCGAAGGACCAACTGAAGCTCGAGCTCAGTCCGATCCATTTACGGATTCGACCGGTTGCCCTCAGCCGCGCCGTGAGCAACCTGGTCGACAACGCCTTCAATCATGGCAACACACCGGTTGTCGTTCGGCTGCGCAAGCAAGGAGCTGAGGTCACGATTGAAGTGTGGGACCAGGGGAAGGGAATGCCCACCAACGCCTGGGAACGGGCCCTGCAACCTTTTCAGCGCCTGGATTCAGCACGAGGGCGTCAAGGCCATTGCGGCCTGGGACTGGCGATCGTTAACCATGTGGTTCGCACCCACGCTGGACGGCTCAGTTTTCGCCAGGGGAACGGCGATCCGGGCCGCTTTGCCGTGATCATCAACCTTCCGCTGAATGAGACGAAAGAGCCGGACATTCCGTAAAAACCCTGTTGGGATCCTGCCCTCAGATGACATCACTGGCAGAAATGAACTGGCGATCCACCTCAAGCATGAGCCAGTCCAGCGACCACGACATGACAGCCGTTCTCGAGGCCATCGATCACTACAGCGATGGCGATGTTGACCGTCCGCAGGAAATCATGGTGGAACTGCAGGAGGGATTTTCCAACAAGCACAAACGGCTGAACAAAAAGGTCTACGAAAAAGAGCTGGCCAAACTCCAGACGGAACTGGTCAAAATGCAGTACTGGGTGAAAGCCACCGGCTTTCGCATGATCATCCTGTTTGAAGGGCGAGACGCCGCAGGCAAGGGAGGGTCGATCAAACGGCTGACTGAGCCCTTGAACCCAAGGGGATGTCGAGTGGTGGCCCTGGGCACGCCTTCCGAGCATCAGAAAAGCCAGTGGTACTTCCAGCGCTATGTGGAGCATTTTCCAAGTGCTGGAGAAATCGTTGTTTTTGACCGGAGCTGGTACAACCGCGCCGGTGTGGAAAAGGTGATGGGCTTCGCGACACGCGAACAGGTGGAGCAGTTTTATGTCTCGTGCCCACAATTTGAGCAAATGCTGGTGCAGGACGGAATCCTGCTGCTCAAATACTGGTTCTCCATTAACGATGATGAACAGGAGAAGCGTTTCCAGGAACGCATTGATAACGAAGAGCGTCGCTGGAAGATGAGTCCGATGGACATCGAGTCACGCAACCGCTGGGTGGAGTATTCGAAAGCAAAGGACACCATGTTTGCCAAGACGCACATCCCGGAAGCCCCATGGTTCACCGTGGAGGCCAATGACAAGCGCCGCGCGCGCCTGAATTGCCTGCGTCACATTCTCAGCAAGGTGCCCTACGAAGACATGACACCTCCACCCATCAAGATGCCCAAGCGCCCAAAGCAAGGAAGCTACAAACGGCCTCCTTTTAACGAGCAATTCTTTGTTCCAAACAACTATCCCTACAAGGACTAAACAAGCGACTCCACCACAAAAAATTAGGTTGTGAACCCAATCAACCCATCGATCTGACTCCCACAGACAGACCGATGGGTTCGACAAGTCTGAAGCGATTGAAATCCACGCACGTCAAATCAATACACAAACCAACAGAACAAATAGATCAACAGCGACAAACCAAAGACCAACATTCCGATCGAGGTTTTAATCCGCATCCACTTTTTGTCCCACTTGTAGGGAGCCATCACCACGATCGTAAAAAACGTCAAAGCGGCATACACAACCAAGGTGTGCTTGGGATGCTCCTTGGCGACCAACATACTCACGCCATGCCAGAAGAATGTGAGCATCGAGGCATAGGACGAAATCGCTCCGAGGTTGTAAAGCAACTCTTTGCGCTTTTTGAGTTGACCACCAATTGATTGCTGAAGGCCCATTAGGGACATCCAAGGGATGAGAACTTCAACTTAGCGATTCGATCTTGATATTCACATTCCAAGAAATACAGGGCGTGTCATCTGAAGCCGGCTTGAGCCCAGACAACAGCACGCTTTAAGGTGATCGACCATCCAACTCAGCAGGCTTTGCTCGGTTCCTGGCAAGTCCTAATGCGGTGTATCGCCAGCGCACTGTTCCTGGTGGCCCATGGTCTGTTGGTGCTGGAGCACATCACCATTGGAACGGCACTGCATGGGATTGCGGAGTTGTTCCTTGCCCCCTGGGCCATCCGCCACAAAGCTTGGGACATCATCGTGATCGGACTGATTTTTTGCGTCTTCGACCTGTGGGGAACGCTGCGCTTGACCGGCGTATTGGTCTAAAGCCCCTTAACCACTGAGACGCTGGGACCAGAAACCAAAAAGCTGCCACGACGACCAAAGGAACATCCCAAGGAAGACCCAGTTGAGCCATGCGGGACGTCGGTCGTTTTCAAACATCCTTTGGAGAGCGAAAGGCGATGCCTGACCTTATCGGTGCAACCCGGATCACTTCGCCGAGGAACTCCAATCGGCCGAACGAAACGACACATTGGCGCCACCACTGCGTTTCAGATCGTGCATGCCCTCCAGCTGGTTGTACACCGACAGCAGCTGCCGGCGCATGTGGTCTGTATGGGGCAGATCAGCGATCAAACGCAGCACATCCTCCAAGGATCGTTTGGCGTCAATGACCAAACGACAATCGGGGCTGCCAGGTTCGTCACGCATCAGTTTAGAAACGAATACATCCATTCAGCAGAAAATCCCTGTTCGAGGGTGTCTGAATGCCTACCAACTCAGCGATATTCAGCAGATATCCAGCAGATATTCAGAGTTTGGCCTCGTCCTGCTTCGCCCATGCCTTGATCAAGTGGCGTTTCGCACAGCCGGCAGCCTGAGGCTGCTGAACCAGGACAAGAACACCAGCAGGGATGACGCCCAGAGGCAGGCCTGCATGCTCGCGGCTTCGGTTTTGCCGAGCATGAACACCGCCCCCGAGAGCAAGGTTCCCACCAAGCGGCCTGCAGCATTGGCCATGTAATAGAAGCCCACGTTGAGGCTGACGCTCTCCGAATCGGTGTAGGCCAACACCATGTACGAGTGAATCGATGAGTTCATTGCGAACACCACTCCGAAGGCGGCAAGACCGGCGGTGATGGCGACGGCCACATCGACCTCACGCAATAGAGCAACTGCAATCAGGGCGGGAATGGCGGTGAGCAGAGCACTCCAGAACTGCACCGCAGACACTCCCGGGGACGTGGTCCGCCCCCAGAGTCGTCTCAGGCCAGGAGCTGATCCCTGGACGATGCCGTAGCCAATCACCCACAGACCGAGGAAAGCGCCGATCTCCCAGAAACTCCAGCCCAGAGAAGCCTCGAGAAACACCGGCAAGGCCACCACGAACCAGACATCCCGAGCACCAAACAAAAAGAATCGCGCCAGAGACAGCACGTTGATGCCCTGGGACTTGGAGAACAGCGATGAAAAGGCCGGCTTGGACTTCATCTTTCCGATCTCCCCGGGCAGCACCAGGGTGAGCAGGAAGGCGAGGGTGAGGCCTGCCGCCACCCAGCCCACGGCAGCATTGAAGCCAAAGGCGGTCAGCAGCACCCCACCGAGAAAGAACCCCACACCCTTGAGGGCGTTCTTGGACCCAGTAAGGATTCCCACCCACTTGAACAGCTGCTGCTGCCCCTGCTGCTGATCATCCGGTGTTTCGGGCACCACCGTCTTGATGGCGCTCTTGGCACTCATCTTGTTGAGGTCTTTGGCGATGCCGCTGATGGCCTGAGCGAACATCAAATAGATCACGCTCAACAATTTCGGCCAACTGGCGGCGACGGGCATCAACATCAGCAGCGCAAGAATCTGCAGCAGCGTCCCCACCCAGAGGGTGAGACGAAGCCCGTAGCGGGCACCGATCCAACCGCCGTAGAGATTGGTGACGACCCCGAACAACTCATAAAAGATAAACAGGAGGGCGATCTCGAGGGTGGTGTAGCCGAGCTGATGAAAATGGAACACCACCAGCATCCGCAGGGCGCCGTCGGTGAGAGTGAAGGCCCAGTAATTGGCGGTGACGATGCCGTACTGCTGCAGAGGGGAAAGCTTCATGCCTCCAGCCCCACCACGTGGCATGTGAGATCGGCCATGCGGCAGCTGTAGCCCCATTCGTTGTCGTACCAGGCAAACACCTTCAGCTGGTTGCCATCCACCACCATCGTCGAAAGGGCGTCGACAATCGAGCTGCGGTTGTCGTTGGTGTAATCGCACGACACCAACGGGCGTTCCTCGTAACCCAGGATTCCCTTCAACGGCCCTCCAGCAGCTGCGTGGAAGGCAGCATTCACCTGCTCCACCGTGACGCTCTGCTTGAGCTCGAACACCGCATCGGTGAGCGATCCATTCAGCAGAGGAACACGAACGGCATGACCGTTGAGCTTGCCCTTCAGCTCGGGGAAGATCATCGCGATCGCCTTGGCCGAGCCGGTGGTGGTAGGGATCAAGGAGGTGAGCCCGGAGCGCGCCCGGCGCAGATCGGTTTTGAAGGAATCGATCGGCACCTGGGTGTTGGTGATGTCGTGAATGGTGGTGATCAGGCCGTGTTCGATTCCGAAGCTCTCGTGCACCACCTTCACCACCGGCGCCAGACAATTGGTGGTGCAGGAGGCGGCCGTCACCAACTTGTGTCGCGCCGGCTCATAGAGGTGGTGATTGATCCCATAAACGATGTTGAGCGCGTCCTCACCGGCGACAACACCCTTCACGGGACAGGCCACCACCACACGCTTCAAACCCACCTGCTCGAAATAAGGGTTAAGGGTCTCCGGCGTTTTGATCTTGCCGCTGGCTTCAAGCACCATCTCCACCCCCCGATCAATCCAGGGCACGGCGGTGGGGTCTTTCTCGCTGGACCAGGTGAGTGCGGATCCCTCCACGCTGAACCAATCAGCACTGCTGGTGATTCCTCGATCCCAGCGACCATGGACCGAATCGAACTCCAGCAGGTGGGCCGCCGTTGCTGCATCGCCAGCGGGATCATTGACATGCACGAGTTCAATGCCAGGACGGCTCCAGAGGGCTCGGAACACCAGGCGACCAATCCGTCCAAAGCCATTGATGCCAATCCGCATGCCAGCCCCTTTCATCAATCAAATTATGTTGATCCAAGCAGAGCGGGGGAGACTGCTCTAATGATCCAGAACACCCTCAATCGCGAGCAGTCGAGGCAGCTACTCAAAGCACTGGCCGACCCGATCCGCCTCAACGTGATCCATGCGCTGGCGCAGGGTGAACGCTGCGTCTGTGACCTCACCGGTGATCTCAACATCCCCCAGTCGAAGCTCTCGTTTCATCTGAGGGTGCTTCGCGAGGCGGGGCTGCTGACGGATCGGCAGAGCGGCCGCTGGATCTACTACTGCCTACAACCGGATGCGCTTGCAGCACTGGAGGCCTGGCTGGCCGAACTGCGCCGCAACTGCACGCAAAGCGCTGCCCCCTGCCCAAGCTGACGATGGATCAACGGCTTTTTTTTCCGGCCACGGAACGCAATCGCGGTCCCATCGGAGACCTGCTGCGCCAGCTGTTGCCCGCCTCAGGAGCTGTGCTGGAACTGGCCAGCGGCAGTGGTGAGCATGCCGTCTGCTTTCAGCAGCGTTTCCCCCATCTGCTTTGGCAGGCCAGCGATCCAGATCCAGACCATCGCGCCAGCATCAACGCCTGGATCCAGCACCAGGGTCTGAGCCCGGTGATGCCAGAAGCTCTCAACCTTGATGTTGAAAGGCAGCCCTGGCCCCTCCCCCAGAAGGTCCGAGCGGCATTGAACGCTGTGGTTTGCATCAATCTGCTGCATATCAGTCCGGCCAGCTGCACGGATGCCGTCTTCAAAGAATCCGCCCAGCTGCTGCCCAGCGGAGCCCCCTTGATCATTTATGGCCCGTTCATGCGCAATGGGGCTCACACGAGTGCAAGCAATGCCGCCTTCGACCAATCCCTGAAGGAACGCAACCATCTGTGGGGATTGAGAGAACTGAACCAGGTGACAGCCGTTGCCGCCAAGGCAGGCTTCAAAACCGGCGACGTGGTCTCCATGCCAGCGAACAACTTTACGATCGTCCTAAGTCGCAAATAAATATTGCGGCTGAGGCAGATTTGTATCAAAATTAAAGCAATTACAATTCGATATAATGTTTGCAAAAATTGCTACTGACCTACTGATTGGATTTGGAGTCA is a genomic window containing:
- the dapB gene encoding 4-hydroxy-tetrahydrodipicolinate reductase, giving the protein MTAPIPVVVAGALGRMGAEVIKAVVGAEDCSLVGAIDNTPGKEGADVGLELGLGELEVAVTADFEGCLCAVSQSVRDSGSGAVLVDFTHPSVVYEHTRAAIAYGVHPVIGTTGLSPEQLNDLTEFSAKASVGGAVIPNFSVGMVLLQQAAAAAARFYDHAELTELHHNRKADAPSGTCIKTAELMEELGKSFNPEEVDEHESLAGCRGGQRDSGLRLHSVRLPGLVAHQEVMFGAPGETYTLRHDTIDRSAYMPGVLLTVRKVGNLGSLVYGLERLI
- a CDS encoding high light inducible protein; the protein is MSQSSPTTPVVRGAQVTMEDGGRLNAFATEPRMEVVEATQGWGFHDRAEKLNGRMAMLGFIALLATELALGGESFVHGLLGLG
- a CDS encoding FAD-dependent monooxygenase, with the protein product MAASPPEIHILGAGPTGALTALALGLQGQRVVLFDPLTASELQARSRAYAITHSSRRLLTNLGLWHDLREALVPFRDLDLRDGATNARVLFGQDDLASANQNHDGIGWILDHRPLMKLLLARLETHGNVAMHLAEPCPDPGADALIVAADGPRSPTREAWGIRHWGIRYQQGCLTAKVALRGLPHDRACELFRPEGPFAVLPLGQGTFQVVWSAPWQRCQQRSTLQRSAFLDQLAAVLPEGIEPDRLLDQPRAFPQQWLLAHRFHRGRGVLIGEAGHRCHPVGGQGLNLCWRDVEGLLRAVEQGGSAAAIARRYGMSRWLDVLQVGVATDLLVRVFSNRQPLLLPLRRLALLLLKRFSGLRQLSLRAMSDGPMQLWRALPN
- a CDS encoding DUF2949 domain-containing protein, which translates into the protein MVMSSQRQPPATDALLQFLQLRLGLSPSALDLGQRQAELEQAPLPIVLWSFGLLSLQQLEEVFDWQNNQP
- a CDS encoding adenine phosphoribosyltransferase, which encodes MAAMMPGAPPLRHLDLDLQSHIRSIPDFPKPGILFRDINPLLRSPEAMAEVISQFGRICDQVKPDLIVGIESRGFIFGAPLASDRRLGFVPVRKPGKLPGEVVGLDYALEYGTDRLEIQADALEHSPRVLVVDDLLATGGTAAATGQLVEQAGGCLVGFAFVIELEGFGGRRALPAGQPVEALLRYG
- a CDS encoding DUF3038 domain-containing protein, with amino-acid sequence MTEAPAPSAPTDGARLSRRGVERLDLLLLTIEALDLNGGEAMVWTSQQMGLQAQFPNRVELWKRRCHNPLRRTTRRDQLNPVDADSLICLVCAMADRLYPMLHQLLSSREPEQLTQQRWQLFHERLRDLIEERMNQRREAVVRLLTMEPAGPLHRQLISTLAFCAGPGGIDRLRATLLDPTP
- a CDS encoding DUF4335 domain-containing protein, with the protein product MLKTTYQYEQTAARLVVEGFPDLSAGHSNEAIGILSSWRLQLIGAPELEGTRDHLEALMAAVMPYARHRLSGVRRRFGQESGFVSIAPDQTNHRLELRSSREGVEPLQLRLDDAELADLVRCLDRLRLDSRVKLAWTFPEDRPLKRQEIVDRIPLQKRLGPPLLAGMALACTIATAWLVPLPPETKETSPAAAPVDKPETQADR
- a CDS encoding EF-hand domain-containing protein, with protein sequence MTAPKALRVLGPLALALSPMALQAAPGDKTMRVYSTRMETLFIRLDVNRDGRLDASEVQGRRALRRVLKRQNNRSYLLLEDLRLQDSSPSGPRLKRHFKKADRDRNRRLDRKEAKRIPWISRNFKALDGDRDGTVTLQELWNHQRSLAPR
- a CDS encoding response regulator, which translates into the protein MSRDTMIWLVDDDPELRKMVGTYLIDQGYDVRSLCDVKQFEARLECQRPDLVVLDLMLPGDDGLTALRRLRDAGDDLPVVMLTARADGVDRIIGLEQGADDYLAKPFLPRELTARIEAVLRRRNAMPAGTPVECGECIRFGDNQLDLSARTLLQNNQPVVITSGEFSLLAAFVRYPHRPLSRERLIELARGPGSDTDSRSMDVQVSRVRKLVEPDPTRPRYVQTVWGYGYVFVPDGTPRSR